AATGCTTCAACTCTTGACCACAATTGGTTGCTCATCGAACAAAAACGTGACCCCGTACTTAAGAATATAGTGGACCAATTACAGTCCGACTCCATTCCCAAGAACATCGCAGACACTTATGTTATTTTACAAGACAAATTATTGAGACGTAAAGTACAAATAGATAAGAAAACGCGAAAATTGATTATCGTTCCTCGCAGTTACCGATGGAACTTAATTTCCCACTATCACAATTCTCTCCAGCACTTCAGTTGGGAAAAAGTATTGGCAAAAATACGAGAGCAATATTGGTTTCCGGACATGTCCAAACTAGTACGCAAATTTATTGAAAACTGTGTTAGTTGTAGAGTCAGAAAAGGAGTATCAGGTGCTAGACAAGTTTCTTTGCATCCAATTGACAAAATTTCTGTTCCTTTTCACACGGTGCATGCAGATATTACTGGCCAAATGAATGGAAAACGTAATCGCGCTGAATATGCTTTCGTTTACATAGACGCATTCACTAAATATGTTCATCTTGTGTATTCAAACGATCGTACCTCAGATTCTGCTATAAGATGTTTTCGTGAAGTGATTACTATTTTTGGTACTCCCACTAGACTTATAACCGACCAAGATAAAAGCATGACTTCCTCGGATTTCAAACAATTTTGTCAAGATTTCGGTATAGAACATCATGTTGTAGCAAAAGGCGCTAGTAGGGCAAATGGTCAGGTGGAACGAATTATGAAGGTCATTAAAGATAACATGTCAGTGGTGGAGCTTGATAAGCCTTGGCACAATGCAATTCAAGATTTACAATTAGCCATAAATTGTACAGTCTCAAAAAGTACTGGTAAAAGTCCAATGGAATTATTATTTGGTAAAAAATGTCATCCTCCAGCTATCAAGCTCCTCcaagttgatgatgatgaacctgtCGAAGACCTTATAGCTGTTAGGAATGCTTGTAAAGAAAGGATGGACGAGCGATCTATTCAGGACAAAATTCGATTTGATAAAGGTAAAGCAAAAATCAAACATTTTCAAGTTGGAGATTTTGTTTTAATGCGGATTCATGAACGTCATACTACAAAATTAGGACCCAAATTCGAGGGCCCCATGGAAATTTTGGAAATTCTACCTAACGATCGATATAAAGTAAAACACATCAATTTACGCGGATGCTCTGAAAAGATCGCCAGCCATGATTATTTAAGACCTGCTCCCATCGGACAGGCAGACCCGTTCGATAAAAGTGAGGAATGTACCGCATGGGCGGATGATATCTTAGATaagaattaagaaaataattagtAGAGCTAATTAGTGTGTAATAATGAAGTAATTCGTGTCAATTTTACTATGTTCCTCTCCACATTTCCTATCCTAACGCTGGCTGGCCACCATGCGTTTCCTTTCCCGGTCTTGGAGGCTAGATCCCAGGATGGGTGATGCCTGAATTGGTGTATTGGCTAGATCCCAGGATGGGTGATGCCTGAATTTGTGTATTGGCTAGATCCCAGGATGGGTGATGCCTGATTTGTGTTTTGGCTAGATCCCAGTAGAGGTGATGCCTTGGTTATTTGTGTGATTatgaatttattttgttatagtATGATTTTGTAATGTTATTTAATTCAGCGCAGAGAGCGCGCTGGATCAGTATGGCCGTATGGGCGGCGtacctttttaattattattatgagcctaaataattatgaaatatatagaataatatgtaatttaattatttttgtataaaattaattcatatcttATCAGTTTTATTTGCCGATCACGTTTGCTGTACATATCCGGTTCCGTTTAGTTTATAAAAGCGAATATAAttaatagatatttttaaatataatttattcaatttataaatagtttaaaatatttgtttagtattttaaaaaatatattttaattattaaatgaaTTGTTGATAAAATAAGTCTGTTGATTGACTTGTTTTGTACAAAGTGTCGTGAGTAGTGGTGGGGTTGTTTGTCACACACAGAGTATTTAAGTCATTTGTCGTTGTAGCGATGGCATTCGCATTTGAACCGTGTTATAAGGTGTTACTCTGCCCGATTGTGATCAAGTGTAATAttgtaattataaataaaattacaagtgATTATTGAAACTTAAATGGTCTCATTTATCACCCGAAATGGAACCCAACGAACGTGATGGCGGAATACCGCCGACATACACATACAGTTAgatccttagattaataaagctttATTAATATAAGGTTATATCAGGATACATAAAATCACTTTCATATTTTTATAGGAGCAGGCaggcagtttgattcacccattctggggcttattccactattccccattgacaatccccgtcaacggggattagtgaactttttgttcactattccaaAATCCTAATACATACAGGgcgtcccaaaaacaatggataaccctgtaaccatcgattggcctcgccatggtcttcctaacgtccaattttgaccccagtaaaaatatcaccgttttcaagatttagATTaagtttttgtgtatttttagaaaattgccacctgcgattactttttctcctgccatttctacaaaaatgaggatacttttcaatctagtttttttctttatcacaagggatagttgggctatcaaaagaaaagattaaagttcaacaaacttgtttaaaagtatgaaaatgttaagaaattgcagagaagaaggaaaaaataattcattgtcttgcacttttaaaatgtaggaagaccatcgtgcccattaccttaaaaacttccttggttaattgagattctaaaaaggtatcacaaacctatgtattctgtattaaaTGTATTCTATGTATTCTGGTTCAAGTGAAGGCTACGTAGCgaaaagcgcatcgtaggacgtccacctacaaagtggactgacgacctcataaagataagcaggaaggtgctggatgcaggccactaccatgcggtcattatgaaaatcattggggtacatgcctatgttcagcgtggacgtcctgtggctgaaatcatgatgatgataaatgttgctttatttaaattcctacgctaaaaattatccatttgtatttaatgccagtgtatgcagtcctagtttaactattacgagaaaaactgatttttgcagttttcatactagttgctattcaagtagccataacataaaaataatacagaatacataggcttgtgatacctttttaggatctcaattaaccaaggaagtttttaaggtaatagACACGATGGtctacctacatttattttacacgatggctgatcaaaagtgcaagacaatgaattaatttttccttcttttctgcaatttcttaacattttcatacttttaaacaagtttgttgaactttaatcttttctttagatagcccaactatcccttgtgataaggaaaaaactagattgaaaagtatcctcatttgtagaaatggcatgagaaaaagtaatcgcaggtggcaattttctaaaaatgcacaaaaaattaaaaatcttaaaaacggtgatatttttactggggtcaaaattggacgttagggagaccatggcgaggcctatcgatggttacagggttatccattgtttttgggacatcctgtataacggggaatagtggaataagcccattCTGGGACAATCTGTATATggctatatacagggtgtccaaaGCACCACtaaactataatattttttattctatgTAGTTCCTTGCCTTAGAATCTaaggcttagattaataaagccttaaccttataaaatataagataaaattaaaaatatttttatttatttcaactaggtaggtaaaataaaataaaataccttaGCAATAACAacttttgtaatattttattcaacattattaaaattaaatggggTTTAGAACATTTTCGTTTGTTGACCTTAGCAATCTAGATAGCCTGtataacggggaatagtggaataagcccattCTGGGACAATCTGTATATggctatatacagggtgtccaaaGCACCACtaaactataatatttttattctatgTAGTTCCTTGCCTTAGAATCTaaggcttagattaataaagccttaaccttataaaatataagataaaattaaaaatatttttatttatttcaactaggtaggtaaaataaaaaatatcttagCAATAACAacttttgtaatattttattcaacattattaaaattaaatggggTTTAGAACATTTTCGTTTGTTGACCTTAGCAATCTAGATAGCCGTTTACCAATTAATTTGGGATACATTTGTGTTTTTAACAAAAATTCCTTTGATTGATGTGTAACAGCTCCATTTTCAAGTTGGTATCTACACAACATATGTAATGGCTCAATCAATTGTTCCTTGTAAAGAGGATTGTCTTCTAGCTGTGACAGAGCTTCTGCCGCTGTTTCAAGGGTACTCAAACATCCCTCAGTCGGTTGTGTCCTTATTATATAACTGCTTATGCCACTAGTTATAAGTTtaacttgttttatattatgaAGAATAGAGCTGGAAGCATAAATTGCTTTTGCCTGTGGCCATGTCCCATCCAGTAACACCAAGTTATATGATtcaacacttttattttttactaactCTCTTATATCTATAGCTGTTTTACTTGGGTATAAAAGAATTGTATTAGGTtgagataaaatattttctaagttttCATGTTTAGGTTGTGGGAATTTTTTTCCTTTGAATATAAGGCACTTGTTTTCAGCTAATCCCAACTGTAGCATAGGTGCAGTGCGCAGGCATCGCTTTTCTTCTGCTGGATGCTGCAACAGGATGACAGTGCTCCGAGGGTTTAATCTCTGTGGGGGCAATGCAGAACACCAACACACTACTGAAGGACGTCTGAAAAGTCATTTAGTTCATAGGTTGtgacattaaaattatgtagtaagtatagatttctaataattaaatgttataaGGCTCATAGATGAATTAAATATTAGTATAACATTTAAAACAAGCCAAAACTAGATTAAATACTCACTTGCATTTATTGCACAGGTTACGCATTACCGGTGGGTCAGCTGGTATCTTAGATAAATCTTCCCATACCTTAAACTCATCCATTACTTATTTATGTACACAAAAATAACTCTATGTTATctgaattttttaaactttaatttcATTTAGATCGTGCTacttcactttttttttttttttcttctttatggctctcgcggattgcgtttagccacgacgGGGTTCTTGATGTGGTTCTTGACAAAGATTGTTCTTGACTTTTGCGTTTGGTTTTTCGGACATTGCGTTTTGCGTTTAGACAGGGTGGGATTAGGttaaaaggtagggaaacgaatTATAGTTACGGAAGGAAACGGAACAAAGATATTGTGTGATAGGATGGGATCAGTGTTTACAGTGGTTAAGGATAATAaggataaaaatataaaatatttacataaaaatactatcatACACTATTTACAGCTTGATGttattatgagtaataaatgcagctaaaatattatagatattactatcattagagttTAAGAGGCAAGTGATAGAGGTAGGGAAAGGAACATGGATGGATAAAAGCGagctaataaaagaggaacggTCATAAAGGctacaattaaaaaatatgtggtTCATATCTCCCACATCAGATCCACAGGAACACATATCACTGTCTATAACATGAATTTTGGCCAAATGTGCTGGAGTGCACAAGTGACCAAGTCTCATTCTCGTCAAAGTGGTAGTAACTCTTTTTGAAAGGTTCATTTTAGCAAACCATGGCTTAAAAGGAATAGATGGTTGAATAAGTTTATAATGCCTCCCCTTAGATTGAGTAGTCACTTCCCAATTCTCCTCCCAGGCAGATCTGAGATAAGTTTTGGGAAGGGCTGCTGTTAAATCATGACAATAATTTGTATATGGATAAATATCTCCACATTCAATCGCTTCATTGGCTAGCTTATCGGCTTTATCGTTCCCTGTAATGTTACTATGACTAGGTATCCAAGCAAAATGTATTGAATAACTGTTTAGATGGCATTTATACAATAATTGTCTGCATTCCATGATAACGGGATAACTGGTATTACTCTTAAACGGAAATTTTAATAATGCCTGCAAAGCACTTTTGGAATCGGAAAAGATAACAGTCTTGTCTAATCTCATGAGAAGAACGTACTCTAAGGATTTAAATATTCCATAACATTCCCCTGTAAAAACAGACGACTCAGGAGGAAGTTTCACTTGTTGAAAAATTCGATATTGTTGATGGAATACGCCAACCCCAACGTGACCCGTTGGTGAGTGTTTAGATGCATCACAGTAAAGATGATGCCAACCATGCCAGTTTTCACTTAATATCTGTCGAAATTTAACATCAGCATTTCGGTCATCTTTGTTTACATCTAAATTAAGATGAACTATCGGACTAAGGATCAGGGACTCAAAATTGACAGTAAAAAGCGGAAGGAAGCAGGATCTGTGTACTGGAGCTTGAATAGATACAAATTTGCGGTAACTTATAACTAAGCAAGGTGGGGATTTGCGAGACCAATAAGGGGAAGTATCAACTAAATCAGACAATCTGTTAAGCTTACTGTAAATTGGATGATTTAATTGTTGAAGAACGCGAAATAGGTATTTGTCGCATAAATATTGGCGGCGCAATCTCAAGGGTGGCTCAACACATTCGGCTTGAAGGGCATTGATCGGACTCGATTTCATAGCACCAGCCACAATCCGAAGTGCTTTAGATTGGATTGCATCCAATTTATTTAAGCCAACTAAATTACATGGTTCTAAGAAAAAACTACCATAGTCCAATACGCTTCTTATGATTGCATTGTACAACAGTCTTAATGAGGCTGGATGGGCACCCCACCAGACTCCAGAAACGCACCTTAGAATATTAAGTAACTTTTCACATTTAGCAGCTATATTGTAACAGTGAGGGACGGCAGTTAGTTTTGCATCTAGCGTGACAcccaaaaattttgtatcattTTTAACTGGGATGGCGCTACCATCATAGAGAACGGATACAGATGGAGGCACTCTCATtctagtaaataaaattacagaaCTTTTGGGAACCGAAATACTTAGGCCATTTTCATCTAACCAGTTTTTGAGAACAAGCAAACTATTTGTCAAAGAATTAGTTATGTTCTGGACAGAGGCACCCGAGATATACAAAAGCAAGTCATCAGCATACTGTAGTATATTGACTTGATTATTGAGTGCTAAATCTAAATCATATGTATACAAGTTGAACAACAAGGGACTTAAGACGGATCCTTGTGGCAATCCCTTCCAAACAAACCTTTCGTAGAAGCGGTCATCATGAAATACACTGATATATCGCTCTGAGAgtatattaataacaaaattaactaATATAGATGGAATTCTGAGTCggtgaagtttattaataagtaaattaattagGACGTTGTCATATGCAGATTTGATATCTAGGAAGGCCGCTATAAGTGACTCATTAGAAGAAAATGCTAGGCGAATATCGGTAGTAAATATCCCAATACTGTCCATAGTTCCTCTACCCTTTCTAAAACCATATTGATTATTACATAATAACCCTGTGCTCTCTACAAACCATTCTAAGCGATTCTTAACAAGGTGCTCagccaatttaaaaattactaatgaaaGTGCAATCGGTCTATATGAATTAGCATCAGAGCTTAATTTACCAGGCTTTAAAATCGGAATTATTTCTTGTGATTTCCATGCATTTGGGACATTACCGTTAAGCATTATAGAATTTATCAATGTTAAATAATAGGAAAGACTAGAATCACTAAGGTGCGAGAAAAAGGAGTAAGGAATTCCATCCTCTCCTGGTGACGAATCTTTAACATAGgacaaaattccttttaattCACACAGAGTAAAGGGCTCATTCAAAGATCCAGAATTACTATGGAGGGAATTGTTCGTGGATGGGTTTGTAAATGCGGCACATAATGGTACAGAAGGAGGGGCTAGTTTATCTAAAAATTGGTCTATTACAGTATCATCCATGTTATAAGGTTGAGGTTCTTTAAATATAGATCTGTATCTACGGACATTGGACCAAATTACTGATGGGGAAACATCCGGAGATATTGATGAACAGAAGGACTGCCAGCCTTCCCACTTTTTTTTCTTGAGCAATTTCCGGGTGGCACTCATTACTTCCATCAAATATTCAAAGTTCTCAACAGTAGATTCAGACCTATAGTACCTCTCTGCCTCTTTTCGatttttgacagctgtcaaacaaTCTTGGTCCCACCAGGGAGGAGAAGGGATTTTATTTGAATTATGGTTTTTAGTGGCAAACATTTCATCAGCTGTTTTAATTAGCAATTGAGAGATTGCTTCCGCGCACTCTGAATGATTACTACTAAAGACATTAGGTAACGAGGGGATCTGGCGTTGAACTTCCTGTTGGAATGCATACCAATTTGCATCAGCTAACCTATACTTCATACGGGGTGGGCGCCTTTCAGATGTTTTACCTACTTCATTAGGAAATGTAATTACAACAGGAAAGTGATCACTTCCGAATGACGAGCTTAATGTTGTCCAGGTTAAAGAAGAAGCTAAATTGGGTGTGCAAATAGATAAGTCTGGTATACTAATACCTTCGTTAGGTAAAGTCCGTCGCGTAGGCTCACCGgtatttaataaacataaatttaaatGATCCAATATATCTAAAGTTCTAGAGCCATAGAAGTTTGATCTAGAGCTGCCCCAGGACTGGTGCTGGGCATTGAGGTCTCCCATAATTAAAACTGGTTTTGGGATATTAACTAATAAATTCTCCACTTCATCAAATATTGCTGAGGAAGGATGAGGAATATAAAGGGACACAAATGAAATATTACATATACTAACTGCTATAATTGAGAAATCACTATTATGCTGGGGGATGGGTATGTGGGTGAAGGAAACAGATCTATTTACAAGGATAGCTACACCGCCGTAGCCATCACTTCGGTCTTCTCTTATACAAGAGAAGCCAGGTACTCTAAAATGTACATGAGGTTGTAGCCATGTCTCTTGAAGAGACACAGCAAATGGTTTAAacttgttaattaaataaaaaagttcactTTTCTTACTACTAATGCTGCGGCAGTTCCACTGCAACACTAGGGAGCTTTGATCCATTTTGAGAATTACTTTGTATACTATTGTTAGGTATGGCAACGTTGGACGGTAAAGAAACTAAATTTGACTTAGATAATGATGTTATTAATGCAATGATTAAATCTTTAATAGGTATGTTAAAAAGGGAATTAGGGTCATTGTTATTTAGGGCACATCCATTTTCAGGCTGAGGAGCATTATAATCCTTCACTAACTCACTATGGGCTACACGATCATAGCCCTTTCCATGTTTAGGTGGGGCTTTCGGTTTTAAGTAAACTGTTTTATTATATGACCTGTTGCTATTGTTAGGTAAGTCAGAGTTATATCCAATTGATGGAGATGGCGGAGGAGAAGATATTAGGACACTTGCATATGACTTAGTAATGGGTGGATGTAACTTCAAGGCTTCACCATACGACAGACAATTTTTAGCCATAGTTTCCTTAATTCCCTTTTGCCTATCAAATTCTGGACATTTCCTATCTGTAGCACAGTGAGAACCGGAGCAAAGGCAGCAAATACTTTCTTCTACAGTACATCTATCTCCTGAGTGTCCCTGACCACATCTAAAGCATCTGGGAGTAGATCGGCACTGGCTTTTGACATGACCGTATCTACAACAATTGAAACATTGAATTGTTGGAAATATATACAAATTTACTGGTAATGAGTTATAGCAAAGAAACACGCGCTTAGGTAAGACCTGGCCATCAAAGGTCAGGACAACAGTCTCAGTAGGGACAAATTCAGTTTTACCATTACTTGTTACTTTCCTTTTAAACCGTCTGACCTTTAAAATATCACCACAACCTATGGGAACTGATATACTAGTTTTAACCTCATCATCAGTCCAATCAGTTGGCACTCCTCTAACCACTCCCATACGGGTCACATTAGCTGCTGGTATAAATGCtttgtaattatattgttttaacaaTGCACTTGAGACAAAACTGTTTGCATCCTCaaaatttgaaaaagaaattaCAATACGGTTTCTACCAATTTTTTTCAAACTGCCATTAACTATATTTCTAAACTTGTTCTTTTTCAAAAATTGGCCAAATGAAATCGGGTGAATGTTAGATGGACGCTCATTTGATGGGTCTTGATCTTTAAGCACATGAATTAAGTAAGGGGCTGCATCAGAAGCTTCGTAGCGAGATCTGCCTACAAAAGTCGGTACACGAGGATTTGGGCTTTCAGTGGAGTTCATTGGAATGGGTTCCGACATGGGAGAGTTTGGAACTACAAATTTATCAGGCGGATTAATAAAGATATTAGGCTGGTTACTTTCCGTTTCACATAAACAACTGTTTATTTCATTCGATGAATTTGACCTATGTTTCCTCTTTTTGTTGCAATGTTTACAATACTTGCGGTTTATAGAACGTTTCCGAGTAGAGCTAGATTGACCAGCATCCGAACAATCAGTGTCTCTTTGAGATCCTTCGGTTTCAGAACCTTGTGAGATTATTGAGAATAATGATAAACTGTTTGTAGATCAACTTGCTTTTATTTCagcacattttatattaatacaaaattaaCACCGGTGGGACG
The Ostrinia nubilalis chromosome 16, ilOstNubi1.1, whole genome shotgun sequence DNA segment above includes these coding regions:
- the LOC135079138 gene encoding tRNA-uridine aminocarboxypropyltransferase 2; amino-acid sequence: MDEFKVWEDLSKIPADPPVMRNLCNKCKRPSVVCWCSALPPQRLNPRSTVILLQHPAEEKRCLRTAPMLQLGLAENKCLIFKGKKFPQPKHENLENILSQPNTILLYPSKTAIDIRELVKNKSVESYNLVLLDGTWPQAKAIYASSSILHNIKQVKLITSGISSYIIRTQPTEGCLSTLETAAEALSQLEDNPLYKEQLIEPLHMLCRYQLENGAVTHQSKEFLLKTQMYPKLIGKRLSRLLRSTNENVLNPI